One region of Oxalobacteraceae bacterium OTU3CAMAD1 genomic DNA includes:
- a CDS encoding S9 family peptidase, producing MKRYLLSAAVLATMLPVHAQSPAQSDAPAPDVPLIERAKIFGNPSKTGGRLSPDGKWLSWMAPRDGVLNVWVAPAADPAKARALTEEKTRPIRTAIWSPDSKQLMFIQDKGGDENFLLYGVDVVSGKQTSLTPFEKTRVRPIAYSNKVKDRVLIGLNNRDARWHDVYSLELATGKLTLLLQNDGYAGFLADEQLNLRVAEKARPDGGTTYLRLKDGKPDGEPLADVGLDDSQTTAPLTFTADGKTLYWTDSRGRNTSALVAQDVATGKTTIVAQDARADIANALYDPKTGAAQAYSVDYLKQEYVALTPALKADLDFLKKNIKGQFTVGTRTEADDKWLVTVDSVTAPPATWLYERKGKRLTKLYVTRPELEGAPLAQMYPQEIKSRDGLTLVSYLTLPKSANANDAGKPAKPAPMVLLVHGGPWARDGYGYNGYHQWLANRGYAVLSVNFRGSTGFGKKFISAGDLQWGRKMHDDLIDAVDWAVKSGVTTADKVAIMGGSYGGYATLAGLAFTPTTFACGVDIVGPSNLFTLLKTIPPYWEAGKQQFYKRMGDPTTEEGKALLKERSPLNFAANIQRPLLIGQGANDPRVNIAESDQIVEAMAAKNIPVTYVVFPDEGHGFARPVNNIAFNAVTENFLAKCLSGRAEPIGKALKTSTAQVKHGAEFAPGLKEALE from the coding sequence ATGAAGCGCTACCTGCTGTCCGCCGCCGTGCTCGCCACCATGCTGCCGGTCCACGCCCAGTCCCCGGCACAATCCGACGCGCCCGCGCCGGACGTGCCGCTGATCGAGCGCGCCAAGATCTTCGGCAATCCCAGCAAAACCGGCGGGCGCCTCAGCCCGGACGGCAAGTGGCTGTCGTGGATGGCGCCGCGCGACGGCGTGCTCAACGTGTGGGTGGCGCCGGCCGCCGATCCGGCCAAAGCCCGCGCGCTGACCGAGGAGAAAACGCGGCCCATCCGCACCGCCATCTGGTCGCCCGATTCCAAGCAATTGATGTTCATCCAGGACAAGGGCGGCGACGAGAATTTCCTGCTGTATGGCGTCGATGTCGTCAGCGGCAAGCAAACCAGCCTCACGCCGTTCGAAAAGACCCGCGTGCGGCCCATCGCCTACAGCAACAAGGTCAAGGACCGCGTGCTGATCGGCTTGAACAACCGCGATGCGCGCTGGCATGACGTCTACAGCCTGGAGCTGGCCACCGGCAAACTGACCTTGCTGCTGCAAAACGACGGCTACGCGGGCTTCCTGGCCGACGAGCAGCTGAACCTGCGCGTGGCCGAGAAAGCGCGCCCGGACGGCGGCACCACCTATCTCCGCCTCAAGGACGGCAAGCCCGATGGCGAGCCGCTGGCCGATGTCGGCCTGGACGATTCGCAGACCACCGCGCCGCTGACCTTCACCGCCGACGGCAAGACGCTGTACTGGACCGATTCGCGCGGCCGCAATACCTCTGCGCTGGTGGCGCAGGATGTCGCCACCGGCAAGACCACGATCGTCGCGCAGGACGCAAGGGCCGATATCGCCAACGCCCTGTACGATCCGAAAACCGGCGCGGCCCAGGCCTACAGCGTCGACTACCTCAAGCAGGAATACGTGGCGCTGACACCGGCCCTCAAAGCCGATCTCGACTTCCTGAAGAAGAACATCAAGGGCCAGTTCACCGTGGGCACGCGCACCGAGGCCGACGACAAATGGCTGGTGACTGTCGATTCCGTCACGGCGCCGCCGGCCACCTGGCTGTACGAGCGCAAGGGCAAGCGCCTGACCAAGTTGTACGTGACGCGTCCGGAGCTGGAGGGTGCGCCGCTGGCGCAGATGTATCCGCAGGAGATCAAGTCGCGCGACGGCCTGACCCTGGTGTCCTACCTGACCCTGCCGAAATCGGCCAACGCCAACGACGCGGGCAAACCGGCCAAGCCGGCGCCAATGGTGCTGCTGGTGCACGGCGGCCCGTGGGCGCGCGACGGCTACGGCTACAACGGCTACCACCAGTGGCTCGCCAACCGCGGCTACGCGGTGCTGTCGGTGAACTTCCGCGGCTCGACAGGCTTCGGCAAGAAATTCATTTCGGCCGGCGACCTGCAATGGGGCCGCAAGATGCACGACGACCTGATCGACGCGGTCGACTGGGCCGTCAAGAGCGGCGTCACCACCGCCGACAAGGTCGCCATCATGGGCGGCTCCTACGGCGGCTACGCGACCCTGGCCGGACTGGCGTTCACGCCCACCACGTTCGCGTGCGGAGTCGACATCGTCGGCCCGTCCAACCTGTTCACCTTGCTCAAGACGATCCCGCCGTACTGGGAAGCGGGCAAACAGCAATTCTACAAGCGCATGGGCGACCCGACCACCGAGGAAGGCAAGGCGCTGCTGAAGGAACGCTCGCCGCTCAACTTCGCCGCCAATATCCAGCGGCCACTGCTGATCGGCCAGGGCGCCAACGATCCGCGCGTCAACATCGCCGAGTCGGACCAGATCGTCGAGGCGATGGCGGCCAAGAACATTCCGGTCACCTACGTGGTGTTCCCGGACGAAGGCCACGGCTTCGCGCGCCCGGTCAACAACATCGCCTTCAACGCGGTGACCGAGAACTTCCTGGCCAAGTG
- a CDS encoding DUF2384 domain-containing protein produces MRSLGGVTPLSLLGTPAGDELVLDTLGRIEQGIVS; encoded by the coding sequence ATCAGGTCTCTGGGCGGGGTGACCCCTCTTTCGCTACTGGGCACCCCGGCCGGGGACGAGCTTGTGCTCGATACGCTGGGTCGCATTGAACAAGGGATCGTGTCGTAG